The Hyphomicrobiales bacterium genome has a window encoding:
- a CDS encoding MBL fold metallo-hydrolase: MIKVTAIETGKARMKTAQRTGHEGRGGIGRKIDIFRDRNWVEPLPILCFLIEHPEGRFLVDTGDTWRNSVPGYLPGWNPFYKQVQIRVAPHEEVGSRLLALGLDPATDIGTVILTHFHHDHTGGLDHFPRSRIVGPRENYAISTGLRGMMTGCLPQRWPVWLKPDLVAMGGPAVGPFPASHAITRDGRILLVPTPGHVDGHVSVIVRGEGVTYFLAGDATYSQANLLAGQTDGVTNDPATALATLQAIRRFAAQEPTILLPAHDPEGPARLAAGAVLA, from the coding sequence ATGATCAAGGTGACGGCGATCGAGACGGGAAAAGCCCGGATGAAGACGGCGCAGCGCACCGGGCATGAAGGGCGCGGCGGCATCGGCCGGAAGATCGACATCTTCCGCGACCGGAACTGGGTCGAGCCGCTGCCGATCCTGTGTTTCCTGATCGAGCATCCCGAAGGGCGCTTCCTCGTCGATACCGGCGATACCTGGCGCAACTCCGTGCCGGGCTACCTGCCGGGCTGGAACCCCTTCTACAAGCAGGTGCAGATCCGGGTGGCGCCGCATGAGGAGGTCGGCTCGCGCCTGCTGGCGCTAGGGCTCGATCCGGCGACGGATATCGGGACCGTCATCCTCACCCATTTCCATCACGACCATACCGGCGGGCTCGATCATTTCCCGCGCAGCCGCATCGTCGGCCCCCGTGAGAACTACGCCATCTCGACCGGACTGCGCGGGATGATGACCGGCTGCCTGCCGCAGCGCTGGCCGGTCTGGCTGAAGCCCGATCTCGTCGCGATGGGTGGGCCCGCGGTCGGCCCCTTCCCGGCTTCCCATGCGATCACGCGGGACGGCCGCATCCTGCTGGTGCCGACGCCCGGCCATGTCGACGGGCATGTTTCGGTCATCGTACGCGGCGAGGGCGTGACGTATTTCCTTGCGGGCGACGCCACCTATTCCCAGGCCAATCTCCTCGCCGGCCAGACCGACGGCGTCACCAACGATCCTGCGACCGCGCTCGCGACCTTGCAGGCGATCCGTCGCTTCGCCGCACAGGAGCCGACGATCCTGCTGCCTGCGCATGATCCGGAAGGCCCGGCGCGCCTCGCGGCCGGTGCCGTCCTCGCCTGA
- a CDS encoding Peptidase S16, translating into MGMNAVYEGAGDCPEVIPLFPLSGALLLPRGQMPLNIFEPRYLAMIDDALRAERVIGMIQPEPETGRQPEIPPLLRIGCIGRITQFAETGDGRYIVTLTGISRFRLVDELPVATAYRQARVDYEPFVTDFVARTGEDAVDRKGLLKALRDFAKANDLKIDWKGVNEAPNEALVNALSMMCPFGPREKQALLEAPTLKDRAEVLVAITEIELARGGNDPDTTLQ; encoded by the coding sequence ATGGGCATGAACGCCGTCTATGAGGGGGCCGGGGATTGCCCTGAAGTGATCCCGCTCTTCCCCTTGAGCGGTGCCCTGCTGCTGCCGCGCGGCCAGATGCCGCTCAACATCTTCGAGCCGCGCTATCTCGCCATGATCGACGATGCGCTGAGGGCCGAGCGCGTCATCGGCATGATCCAGCCCGAGCCGGAAACCGGCCGCCAGCCGGAGATTCCGCCGCTGCTCAGGATCGGCTGCATCGGCCGCATCACCCAGTTCGCGGAGACAGGTGACGGGCGCTACATCGTCACGCTCACCGGGATCAGCCGGTTCCGGCTGGTCGACGAATTGCCGGTCGCGACGGCCTATCGGCAGGCGCGGGTCGACTACGAGCCTTTCGTCACCGATTTCGTCGCCCGCACCGGCGAGGACGCGGTCGACCGCAAGGGCCTGCTCAAGGCGTTGCGCGACTTCGCCAAGGCAAACGACCTCAAGATCGACTGGAAGGGCGTCAACGAGGCGCCCAACGAGGCCCTGGTCAACGCCCTGTCGATGATGTGCCCGTTCGGCCCGCGCGAGAAGCAGGCCCTGCTCGAAGCACCAACACTCAAGGACCGCGCCGAAGTGCTGGTGGCGATCACCGAGATCGAGCTCGCCCGCGGCGGCAACGATCCGGACACGACTCTGCAGTGA
- a CDS encoding VOC domain-containing protein, which yields MRSFHDAKLMAKSLREAMTARQVPLSHSETLEIVARQFGYDDWNVLAAKIGEAAPETQSGKPAEAVRLQMGIPVLRIFDEAKAKEFYLDFLGFTMDWDHRFGPNMPLYMQVSRSGLQLHLSEHHGDASPGSTVFVWMEGIDSLHAELIGKRYTYSKPGIQEHGPGGRTLEVPDPFGNRIRFCEKRD from the coding sequence ATGCGTAGCTTCCATGATGCGAAGCTGATGGCGAAAAGCCTGCGCGAGGCCATGACTGCCCGGCAGGTGCCGCTCTCCCATTCCGAAACCCTCGAGATCGTGGCGCGCCAGTTCGGCTATGACGACTGGAACGTGCTGGCGGCGAAGATCGGCGAGGCCGCGCCCGAGACGCAGTCCGGGAAGCCGGCGGAGGCGGTTCGGCTCCAGATGGGGATTCCGGTCCTCCGGATCTTCGACGAGGCCAAGGCGAAGGAGTTCTATCTCGACTTCCTCGGCTTCACGATGGACTGGGACCACCGCTTCGGGCCGAACATGCCGCTCTACATGCAGGTGTCGCGCTCCGGGCTTCAGCTCCATCTCTCCGAACATCATGGCGACGCCAGCCCGGGCTCGACCGTCTTCGTCTGGATGGAGGGGATCGATTCCCTTCACGCGGAGCTGATTGGCAAACGCTACACCTATTCGAAGCCGGGCATTCAGGAGCATGGGCCGGGCGGGCGCACGCTGGAGGTGCCGGACCCGTTCGGCAACCGAATCCGCTTCTGCGAGAAGCGTGACTAA
- a CDS encoding putative N-acetyltransferase YhbS (Evidence 3 : Putative function from multiple computational evidences) has translation MITIRDEIANDIPAREALLDRCLGERRTAKSSERLREGRLPADGLALTAERGGELLATVRLWHVEANGVPALLLGPLAVKPELQGEGLGKAMMREALWRAACRGHGAVILVGDAPYYARFGFDAGLTRDIAMPGPVERERFLAIELRDGALDGASGVLIGTGAAIPAAFEAEEVAQAA, from the coding sequence ATGATCACGATCCGCGACGAGATCGCCAACGACATTCCCGCCCGCGAGGCGCTGCTCGACCGTTGCCTGGGCGAGCGCCGCACCGCCAAGTCGAGCGAGCGCTTACGCGAGGGCCGTCTGCCGGCCGATGGGCTCGCCCTGACCGCTGAGCGCGGCGGAGAATTGCTGGCCACCGTCCGCCTTTGGCATGTGGAAGCCAATGGCGTGCCGGCGCTGCTGCTCGGCCCGCTCGCGGTCAAGCCCGAGCTGCAGGGCGAGGGCCTCGGCAAGGCGATGATGCGCGAGGCGCTCTGGCGCGCCGCGTGCCGTGGACATGGCGCCGTGATCCTCGTCGGCGATGCGCCCTATTATGCCCGCTTCGGCTTCGATGCCGGGCTGACGCGCGACATCGCCATGCCCGGCCCGGTCGAGCGCGAGCGCTTCCTTGCGATCGAGCTGCGTGACGGTGCGCTCGACGGCGCAAGCGGCGTGCTGATCGGCACTGGCGCCGCCATCCCCGCGGCCTTCGAAGCGGAGGAGGTGGCGCAGGCCGCCTGA
- a CDS encoding Ornithine decarboxylase, with translation MTDRIREFLRTRREDGPCVVIDTDVVRENYHAFARALPDTRVFYAVKANPAPEVLALLAKLGSCFDCASVVEIELALAAGATADRISFGNTIKKERDVARAMELGVRLFAVDCTAEVEKVARSAEKTGTKDARIFCRILCDGAGADWPLSRKFGCVPEMAADVLEHGHRLGLHAYGISFHVGSQQANVNAWDSALASASAIFKECATRGISLSMVNLGGGFPARYLKPIPGVPSYGDAIFRALSKHFGNQLPETIIEPGRGMVGEAGLIEAEVVLISKKAESDEVRWVYLDIGKFNGLAETMDEAIRYPIRTVRDGDATVPCVLAGPTCDSVDVMYEKTPYMLPFSLEIGDKVLIEGTGAYTTTYSAVAFNGFPPLKQYVI, from the coding sequence ATGACCGACCGCATCCGTGAGTTTCTTCGCACCCGTCGTGAGGACGGTCCTTGCGTCGTCATCGACACCGATGTCGTGCGCGAGAACTATCATGCCTTCGCCCGCGCGCTGCCCGACACCCGCGTCTTTTACGCGGTGAAGGCCAACCCGGCGCCGGAGGTGCTCGCCCTGCTCGCCAAGCTCGGCTCCTGCTTCGACTGCGCCTCGGTCGTCGAGATCGAGCTCGCGCTCGCGGCCGGCGCTACCGCCGACCGCATCTCCTTCGGCAACACCATCAAGAAGGAGCGCGACGTCGCGCGTGCCATGGAGCTGGGCGTGCGCCTGTTCGCCGTCGACTGCACGGCCGAGGTCGAGAAGGTCGCCCGCTCCGCCGAGAAGACCGGCACGAAGGATGCGCGCATCTTCTGCCGCATCCTCTGCGACGGTGCCGGCGCCGACTGGCCGCTCTCGCGCAAGTTCGGCTGCGTGCCCGAGATGGCCGCGGACGTGCTCGAGCACGGCCATCGCCTCGGCCTTCATGCCTATGGCATCTCGTTCCACGTCGGCTCGCAGCAGGCCAATGTGAACGCCTGGGATTCGGCCCTGGCCTCGGCCTCGGCGATCTTCAAGGAATGCGCCACCCGCGGTATCTCGCTGTCGATGGTCAACCTCGGCGGCGGCTTCCCGGCGCGCTACCTGAAGCCGATTCCGGGCGTGCCGTCCTATGGCGACGCGATCTTCCGGGCGCTGTCGAAGCATTTCGGCAACCAGCTGCCCGAGACGATCATCGAGCCGGGCCGCGGCATGGTCGGCGAAGCCGGCCTGATCGAGGCCGAGGTCGTGCTGATCTCGAAGAAGGCCGAGTCGGACGAGGTCCGCTGGGTCTATCTTGATATCGGCAAGTTCAACGGTCTCGCCGAGACCATGGACGAGGCGATCCGCTACCCCATCCGCACCGTGCGCGATGGCGATGCGACCGTCCCGTGCGTGCTCGCCGGCCCGACCTGCGACTCGGTCGACGTCATGTACGAGAAGACCCCGTACATGCTGCCCTTCTCGCTGGAGATCGGCGACAAGGTGCTGATTGAGGGCACGGGCGCCTATACGACGACCTATTCGGCCGTCGCCTTCAACGGCTTCCCGCCGCTGAAGCAGTACGTCATCTGA
- a CDS encoding TetR/AcrR family transcriptional regulator has translation MPKISDEKRAARRAQILEAAWACFQKEGLHATTMDDIIRASGLSAGAVYSYYPSKDELILAAVTTSLSGLTSLVAPLLQAMPAPAPATLLRQIAETIDRFTAHEGYDLKRVALLGWAEAQRNERLRATMRGFYLAFREQLEQALGRAADAGHLERGMSAHDAAKALLAMIVGFVVQDALLHDVEPEELSRGLAALALPGRGDKLQ, from the coding sequence ATGCCGAAGATTTCCGACGAGAAGCGCGCCGCCCGCAGGGCTCAGATCCTGGAGGCTGCCTGGGCCTGCTTTCAGAAGGAGGGTCTGCACGCGACCACGATGGACGACATCATCCGCGCCTCCGGTCTCTCGGCCGGCGCGGTCTATTCCTACTACCCGAGCAAGGACGAGCTGATCCTGGCCGCCGTCACCACCTCGCTCTCGGGGCTGACGTCACTGGTCGCTCCGCTGCTGCAGGCCATGCCTGCGCCGGCGCCAGCCACGCTCCTGCGGCAGATCGCCGAAACGATCGACCGGTTCACGGCCCACGAAGGCTATGACCTCAAGCGCGTCGCCCTGCTCGGCTGGGCCGAGGCGCAGCGCAACGAGCGGCTGCGCGCCACGATGCGCGGCTTCTATCTCGCCTTCCGGGAGCAGCTGGAACAGGCACTCGGGCGAGCGGCCGATGCCGGCCATCTGGAGCGCGGCATGTCGGCCCACGACGCCGCCAAGGCGCTCCTTGCCATGATCGTCGGCTTCGTCGTGCAGGATGCCTTGCTGCACGATGTCGAGCCGGAGGAGCTGTCGCGCGGCCTGGCCGCGCTTGCGCTGCCGGGGCGCGGCGATAAGCTGCAATAA
- a CDS encoding hypothetical protein (Evidence 5 : Unknown function): protein MRLRVHKTLVIRSRRPYIAFTQFARACGRVLVGGHPDKRPDSRQGLEDGWRGWTSLKSRFPVSARRLFPDTDRQPEAKPANPESPRGTQLKATTERAFLVSLAFHRSTPKRLVLHCRPCGVFPNRTVFRVRTARPL from the coding sequence ATGCGGCTCCGGGTGCACAAAACACTTGTGATCCGGAGTCGGCGTCCGTATATCGCGTTCACCCAATTCGCACGTGCCTGTGGCCGCGTGCTGGTCGGTGGGCATCCGGACAAGAGGCCGGACAGCCGCCAGGGGTTGGAAGACGGATGGAGGGGATGGACATCCCTCAAATCACGCTTCCCAGTCTCCGCAAGGAGATTGTTCCCCGACACAGACCGGCAGCCGGAGGCAAAACCGGCGAACCCCGAATCTCCACGGGGGACGCAGCTTAAAGCAACGACGGAGCGGGCTTTTTTGGTCTCGTTGGCTTTCCACAGGTCAACACCGAAGAGGCTTGTCCTTCATTGCCGGCCGTGCGGGGTCTTCCCCAATCGAACGGTGTTTCGGGTCCGGACGGCTCGTCCGCTGTAG
- the opgG gene encoding Glucans biosynthesis protein G: protein MITTDRRRVLGGLSAALCLSAAPSVLLAQQPQSRPQSPPQPPPPQNAAPQPRFGFEDVQRRAREIAAVPYEPSASLPEALAKLEYDAWRDIRFRPDRALLAQSGSPFRMQMFHPGFLFTRPVTVNVVRDGVATPVPYAANLFDYGKVKFEKPLPVNLGFAGFRLHFPLNDPRVFDELISFIGASYFRVLGRGQRYGLSARGLSIGAGTGNEEFPAFREFWIEQPAADAERVVIHALLDAPSVTGAYRFTIYPDLDTTIDVAATLYPRSTIEKLGLAPLTSMFFTGENDRRFFDDFRSELHDSDGLMIHSGSGEWIWRPLRNPKRQAVSSFVERNVRGFGLMQRDRTFEHYQDLDLSYELRPSYWIVPQGDWGDGVVELIEMPTTDETNDNIVALWSPKTPLEPGKEFSFAYKLIAMLDSSDLHPGGRVVNTYQAKPKALGSGEAVTEGSRRFIVDFAGGDLDYYLKQPEKVEIVPSIAYGRIDRTFIVPNRKTEGFRAFIDVVVEPGQLAEMRAFLRSGGKTLTETWSYPWRAEAQG, encoded by the coding sequence ATGATCACGACAGACCGCCGCCGGGTCTTGGGCGGACTCTCAGCTGCGCTTTGCCTCTCGGCGGCGCCTTCCGTCCTGCTTGCGCAGCAGCCGCAATCCCGACCCCAATCCCCGCCGCAGCCCCCGCCTCCGCAGAATGCGGCGCCGCAGCCGCGCTTCGGCTTCGAGGACGTCCAGCGCCGGGCCCGCGAGATCGCGGCCGTTCCCTATGAGCCGAGCGCGTCCCTGCCCGAGGCGCTGGCCAAGCTCGAATACGATGCCTGGCGCGACATCCGCTTCCGACCGGACCGTGCGCTGCTCGCCCAGAGCGGCTCGCCCTTCCGCATGCAGATGTTCCATCCCGGCTTCCTGTTCACCCGGCCCGTGACCGTGAACGTCGTGCGCGACGGCGTGGCGACCCCCGTGCCCTATGCGGCCAATCTGTTCGACTACGGCAAGGTCAAGTTCGAGAAGCCGCTGCCGGTCAATCTCGGCTTCGCCGGCTTCCGGCTGCATTTCCCCCTCAACGATCCGCGCGTCTTCGACGAGCTGATCTCCTTCATCGGCGCGAGCTACTTCCGCGTTCTCGGCCGCGGCCAGCGCTACGGCCTCTCGGCGCGCGGGCTTTCGATCGGCGCCGGCACGGGCAACGAGGAATTCCCGGCTTTCCGCGAGTTCTGGATCGAGCAGCCTGCCGCCGATGCCGAGCGCGTCGTCATCCACGCCCTGCTCGATGCCCCCTCGGTGACGGGTGCCTACCGCTTCACCATCTATCCCGATCTCGACACGACCATCGACGTCGCCGCGACGCTCTATCCGCGCAGCACCATCGAGAAGCTAGGGCTCGCCCCGCTGACCTCGATGTTCTTCACCGGCGAGAACGATCGCCGCTTCTTCGACGACTTCCGCAGCGAGCTGCACGATTCGGACGGGCTGATGATCCATTCCGGCAGCGGCGAATGGATCTGGCGCCCGCTGCGCAATCCGAAGCGGCAGGCCGTCTCCTCCTTCGTCGAACGCAATGTCCGGGGCTTCGGCCTGATGCAGCGCGACCGCACCTTCGAGCACTACCAGGATCTCGACCTCTCCTATGAGCTGCGTCCGTCCTACTGGATCGTCCCGCAGGGCGATTGGGGCGACGGCGTCGTCGAACTGATCGAGATGCCGACGACCGACGAGACCAACGACAACATCGTCGCGCTCTGGTCGCCGAAGACGCCGCTGGAGCCGGGCAAGGAATTCTCCTTCGCCTACAAGCTGATCGCCATGCTCGATTCCAGCGATCTGCATCCGGGCGGCCGCGTCGTGAACACCTATCAGGCCAAGCCCAAGGCGCTGGGCTCGGGCGAAGCGGTCACGGAAGGCTCGCGCCGTTTCATCGTCGACTTCGCCGGAGGCGACCTCGATTATTACCTGAAGCAGCCAGAGAAGGTCGAGATCGTGCCCTCGATCGCCTATGGCCGGATCGACCGCACCTTCATCGTGCCGAACCGCAAGACCGAGGGATTCCGCGCCTTCATCGACGTCGTGGTGGAGCCCGGTCAGCTCGCCGAGATGCGCGCCTTCCTCCGCAGCGGCGGCAAGACGCTCACCGAAACCTGGAGCTACCCCTGGCGCGCCGAGGCGCAGGGCTGA
- a CDS encoding putative ionic transporter y4hA (Evidence 3 : Putative function from multiple computational evidences) — MKADRFIRMPQTAWIYPLLAALFYVVASALGFSEGLAPGLTGIVLAVLLIPVLFGAIFAAVYHAEVIAHRTGEPYGTLVLTAAVTVIEVALIASVMMSGAESGPTLARDTVYAVVMTVCTGLAGICILVGGLRYREQSFRVSGASAYLTVLMVLATLTLILPNFTQHASGPIYSSAQLVFVAVATLLLYGAFLYIQTVRHRDYFIVSAPHHDWHFEPSAKRLAISGTLLLVALVAIVMLSKKFAVIVELGRVAVGAPPQATGLVVAMLILLPEGIAAVQAARSDALQKALNLALGSALATIGMTFPAVAVVTLHLGKPLTLGLEPSSMILLALTMLVSTLTFATGRTHVLHGLVHLVIFATFLFLSFQP, encoded by the coding sequence ATGAAGGCCGATCGCTTCATCCGGATGCCGCAGACCGCCTGGATCTATCCTCTGCTGGCGGCACTGTTCTACGTCGTTGCCTCCGCGCTCGGCTTCTCCGAGGGGCTGGCGCCGGGCCTCACCGGCATCGTGCTCGCGGTGCTCCTGATCCCCGTTCTGTTCGGGGCGATCTTCGCTGCGGTCTATCATGCCGAGGTCATCGCCCACCGGACCGGCGAGCCCTATGGCACATTGGTTCTCACCGCCGCGGTGACGGTCATCGAGGTCGCGCTGATCGCCTCCGTCATGATGTCGGGTGCCGAAAGCGGACCGACGCTGGCGCGCGACACCGTCTATGCCGTGGTGATGACCGTCTGCACGGGGTTGGCCGGCATCTGCATCCTCGTTGGCGGCTTGCGCTACCGCGAGCAGAGTTTTCGCGTATCCGGCGCCAGCGCCTATCTGACGGTGCTGATGGTGCTGGCGACTTTGACGCTGATCCTGCCGAACTTCACGCAACACGCTTCCGGCCCGATCTACTCCTCGGCCCAGCTCGTCTTCGTCGCGGTCGCGACGCTGCTGCTCTACGGCGCCTTCCTCTATATCCAGACCGTGCGCCACCGCGACTACTTCATCGTGTCGGCTCCGCATCACGACTGGCATTTCGAGCCTTCGGCAAAGCGGCTGGCGATCAGCGGCACGCTGCTGCTGGTCGCGCTCGTCGCCATCGTGATGCTCTCGAAGAAATTCGCTGTCATCGTCGAACTCGGTCGGGTCGCGGTTGGGGCGCCGCCTCAGGCCACCGGCCTCGTCGTCGCCATGCTGATCCTGCTGCCGGAAGGCATCGCGGCGGTCCAGGCCGCCCGCAGCGACGCGCTCCAGAAAGCGCTCAACCTGGCGCTGGGCTCGGCACTCGCCACCATCGGCATGACCTTCCCGGCGGTGGCGGTCGTCACACTGCATCTCGGCAAGCCGCTGACGCTCGGCCTCGAACCGTCGAGCATGATCCTGCTGGCGCTGACGATGCTCGTCAGCACGCTGACCTTCGCGACCGGGCGCACCCATGTGCTGCACGGCCTCGTCCATCTCGTGATCTTCGCGACCTTCCTGTTCCTCAGCTTCCAGCCGTGA
- a CDS encoding MFS transporter, translating to MTIATPPAKTPPTAWPPRRAVTAWLFFDWAAQPFFTLITTFVFAPFFASALAKDAADGQALWGYATGFAGFCIALLSPLLGGIADRTGPRKPWIAAFGALLVIGSAMLWFAVPGSTAAVPIALAGFIIATVGAEFATTFNNAMMTRLVPPERLGWLSGTGWAIGYLGGLLSLAITLGLLAADPQTGRTLAGIAPILGLDAAAREGDRFSGPLTALWFVVFVTPMFLFTPDSRKTGLSLAEAARGGVGRLKNTLAELPKLPSLGRFLLANMIYQDALVALFAFGGIYAAGVFGWQTIELGIFGILLTVTGTLGAWAGGKLDDAIGGKPVVLGAIACLLFACLGILSLSADHIFFVIPAAPPMPGDGLYASVPERVYLALGLLIGLVAGPLQAASRSLMARLAPPGRIGEFFGLFALSGKVTSFMGPTLVALATTIFASQRAGLAVLIVFFLAGAALLAGVKVTRKS from the coding sequence GTGACCATCGCCACGCCGCCGGCCAAAACCCCGCCGACCGCCTGGCCACCGCGCCGCGCGGTCACAGCGTGGCTGTTTTTCGACTGGGCGGCACAGCCCTTCTTCACCCTGATTACCACCTTCGTCTTCGCGCCCTTCTTCGCCTCGGCGCTGGCGAAGGATGCAGCCGACGGACAGGCCCTCTGGGGCTACGCCACCGGCTTCGCCGGCTTCTGCATCGCCCTGCTCTCCCCCCTGCTCGGCGGCATCGCGGACAGGACCGGGCCGCGCAAGCCCTGGATCGCCGCCTTCGGCGCGCTGCTGGTGATCGGTTCGGCCATGCTCTGGTTCGCCGTGCCCGGCTCGACCGCGGCGGTCCCGATCGCACTCGCCGGCTTCATCATCGCGACGGTCGGCGCCGAATTCGCCACCACTTTCAACAACGCGATGATGACGCGGCTGGTACCGCCGGAGCGCCTGGGCTGGCTCTCGGGCACCGGCTGGGCCATCGGCTATCTCGGCGGGCTGCTCTCGCTTGCGATCACGCTCGGCCTGCTGGCCGCCGATCCGCAGACCGGCAGGACGCTAGCCGGCATCGCGCCGATCCTCGGGCTCGATGCCGCGGCGCGCGAGGGAGATCGCTTTTCCGGCCCGCTGACCGCGCTGTGGTTCGTGGTCTTCGTCACGCCGATGTTCCTGTTCACCCCGGATTCGCGCAAGACCGGCCTGAGCCTCGCCGAGGCGGCCAGGGGCGGCGTGGGGCGGCTGAAGAACACGCTGGCCGAGCTGCCGAAACTGCCCTCGCTCGGCCGCTTCCTGCTCGCCAACATGATCTATCAGGACGCGCTGGTCGCGCTTTTCGCCTTCGGCGGCATCTATGCCGCCGGCGTCTTCGGCTGGCAGACCATCGAGCTCGGCATCTTCGGCATCCTGCTCACCGTCACCGGCACGCTGGGCGCCTGGGCTGGCGGCAAGCTCGACGATGCCATCGGCGGCAAGCCGGTGGTGCTCGGCGCCATCGCCTGCCTGCTCTTCGCCTGCCTCGGCATCCTCTCGCTGAGCGCCGATCATATCTTCTTCGTGATTCCGGCGGCACCGCCCATGCCCGGTGACGGACTCTATGCCTCCGTGCCGGAGCGGGTCTATCTGGCCCTGGGCCTGTTGATCGGGCTCGTCGCCGGCCCCTTGCAGGCGGCCTCACGCAGCCTGATGGCGCGGCTCGCGCCGCCCGGCCGCATCGGCGAGTTCTTCGGGCTCTTCGCCCTGTCGGGCAAGGTCACGTCGTTCATGGGGCCGACGCTGGTCGCGCTGGCGACGACGATCTTCGCCAGCCAGCGCGCGGGCCTCGCCGTGCTGATCGTGTTCTTCCTGGCAGGCGCGGCGCTGCTGGCAGGGGTGAAGGTCACCCGCAAATCATAG
- the hss gene encoding Homospermidine synthase: MTNWPVYGEITGPIVMIGFGSIGRGTLPLLERHFKFDKSRFVVIAPDDSNRHLLDERGIRFIQEAVTIENYKTMLEPLLTAGGGQGFCVNLSCDTGSRDIMELCSSLGALYIDTVNEPWLGFYFDESKGPGERSNYALREMTLAAKRARKPGSTTAVSCCGANPGMASWLAKKALLNVAADMRLNVPQPKTREEWAGLMKQVGVKGIHIAERDTQRSKNPKPPGVFVNTWSVEGFISEGVQPAELGWGTHETWMPDNARTHETGSQAAIYLMQAGAETKVRSWCPTPGPQYGFLVTHNESISIADYFTVRDETGKAIYRPTCHYAYHPANDAVLSLHEMFGSGRPQEEHHILEENEVVDGIDELGVLLYGHDKGAYWFGSQLSTEEARKLAPYQTATGLQVTSAVLAGMVWALENPKAGIVEVEEMDLDRCLAIQMPYLGPVKGYYTDWTPLDGRPGLFPEDIDTSDPWQFRNILVR; this comes from the coding sequence ATGACGAATTGGCCCGTCTACGGCGAGATCACCGGCCCGATCGTGATGATCGGCTTCGGCTCGATCGGCCGCGGTACGCTGCCGCTGCTCGAACGGCACTTCAAGTTCGACAAGAGCCGCTTCGTCGTCATTGCCCCGGACGATTCCAACCGCCATCTGCTCGACGAGCGCGGCATCCGCTTCATCCAGGAAGCCGTCACCATCGAGAACTACAAGACGATGCTGGAACCCCTGCTGACCGCCGGCGGCGGGCAGGGCTTCTGCGTCAATCTCTCTTGCGACACCGGCTCGCGCGACATCATGGAGCTCTGCTCCAGCCTCGGCGCGCTCTATATCGACACGGTCAACGAGCCCTGGCTCGGCTTCTATTTCGACGAGAGCAAGGGGCCGGGCGAGCGCTCGAACTATGCGCTGCGCGAAATGACGCTGGCCGCCAAGCGCGCCCGCAAGCCTGGCTCGACGACGGCCGTCTCCTGCTGCGGCGCCAACCCCGGCATGGCTTCCTGGCTCGCCAAGAAAGCCCTGCTGAACGTCGCCGCCGACATGCGCCTCAACGTGCCGCAGCCGAAGACCCGTGAGGAATGGGCCGGGCTGATGAAGCAGGTCGGCGTCAAGGGCATCCATATCGCCGAGCGCGACACGCAGCGTTCGAAGAACCCCAAGCCGCCGGGCGTCTTCGTCAACACCTGGTCGGTCGAGGGCTTCATCTCCGAGGGCGTGCAGCCGGCGGAGCTGGGCTGGGGCACGCATGAGACATGGATGCCGGACAATGCCCGCACCCATGAGACCGGCTCGCAGGCGGCGATCTACCTGATGCAGGCCGGCGCCGAGACCAAGGTCAGGAGCTGGTGCCCGACGCCGGGGCCGCAATACGGCTTCCTGGTGACGCATAACGAGTCGATCTCGATCGCGGACTATTTCACCGTGCGCGACGAGACCGGCAAGGCGATCTACCGGCCGACCTGCCACTACGCCTACCACCCCGCGAACGACGCGGTGCTGTCGCTGCACGAGATGTTCGGCAGTGGCCGCCCGCAGGAGGAGCACCACATCCTCGAGGAGAACGAGGTCGTCGACGGTATCGACGAGCTCGGCGTGCTGCTCTACGGCCACGACAAGGGTGCCTATTGGTTCGGCTCGCAGCTTTCGACCGAGGAAGCGCGCAAGCTCGCTCCCTACCAGACCGCGACCGGCCTGCAGGTCACCTCGGCCGTGCTTGCCGGCATGGTCTGGGCGCTCGAGAACCCGAAGGCCGGTATCGTCGAGGTCGAGGAGATGGATCTCGACCGCTGCCTCGCGATCCAGATGCCCTATCTCGGGCCGGTGAAGGGCTACTACACCGACTGGACGCCGCTCGATGGCCGCCCGGGACTGTTCCCGGAGGACATCGATACCAGCGATCCCTGGCAGTTCAGGAACATCCTGGTTCGGTGA